Proteins encoded by one window of Corynebacterium amycolatum:
- a CDS encoding S1C family serine protease has protein sequence MSNSFNDSSRGDERGHYSSQSHNFSENRAMGDAGETSQFSVNERGWENSHYNTIPSQPNGAYGGGSEWDVPANQQKTKGAQGAKGMGALAVAALMLCSAGIGGGVGAWVVHNSQSSVPADNALDKPAETRQVAAAEGSVEKVAQKVLPSVVSITTASERGTASGSGSILSSDGLVLTNNHVVAGAGPDAQMEVLLADGTTHPATLVAGDAATDIAVIRIEGVNGLRPISLGNSSQVQVGQEVVAVGSPLGLTSTVTQGIVSAKNRPVTAAGEDGQSSVIDAIQTDAAINPGNSGGALVDMEGNLIGVPSVIASNSAGSEQAGSIGLGFAIPVNQARRIAEDLIDSGKARMPVIGAQIDSRPIARGALVREVTPGGPADKAGLKDGDLITKVDDRTLDNGVALIAAIRSHRIGDSVTLTVTDERGGNERTVDVTLAEAQD, from the coding sequence ATGAGCAACTCTTTCAACGATTCCTCGCGAGGAGATGAGCGGGGACACTACTCCTCGCAGTCTCACAACTTCAGCGAGAACCGTGCCATGGGGGATGCTGGTGAGACAAGCCAGTTTTCTGTCAATGAGCGCGGCTGGGAGAATTCCCACTACAACACCATCCCGTCTCAGCCGAACGGCGCTTACGGAGGCGGTTCAGAGTGGGACGTTCCGGCCAATCAGCAGAAGACCAAGGGTGCCCAGGGGGCTAAGGGCATGGGGGCGCTGGCAGTCGCTGCCCTGATGCTGTGCTCGGCCGGTATTGGTGGCGGTGTCGGCGCATGGGTAGTTCACAACTCGCAGTCGTCGGTCCCCGCGGACAACGCGCTGGATAAGCCTGCGGAAACCCGCCAGGTAGCAGCAGCTGAGGGGTCCGTGGAGAAGGTCGCGCAGAAGGTCCTTCCCAGTGTCGTCTCCATCACCACTGCCTCGGAGCGGGGCACGGCGTCGGGGTCAGGCTCCATTCTGTCGTCCGACGGTCTGGTCCTGACGAATAATCACGTCGTCGCAGGCGCGGGCCCGGACGCACAAATGGAAGTCTTGCTGGCCGACGGCACGACGCACCCGGCAACTCTGGTTGCAGGGGATGCAGCTACTGATATCGCCGTTATTCGAATTGAAGGTGTCAACGGGCTGCGCCCAATTTCACTGGGCAATTCCTCGCAGGTCCAGGTTGGCCAGGAAGTGGTGGCCGTTGGCTCGCCACTGGGACTGACCTCCACCGTTACGCAGGGCATTGTCTCCGCTAAGAATCGTCCGGTCACCGCCGCGGGTGAAGACGGTCAGTCCTCGGTCATTGATGCAATCCAGACCGACGCGGCGATTAATCCGGGTAACTCCGGTGGAGCGCTAGTGGATATGGAAGGCAACCTTATCGGTGTGCCCAGCGTGATTGCCTCTAACAGTGCGGGATCGGAGCAAGCGGGCAGCATTGGCCTTGGTTTCGCTATTCCGGTTAATCAGGCTCGTCGCATAGCGGAAGACCTGATTGATTCCGGTAAGGCCCGGATGCCTGTCATTGGTGCCCAGATTGATTCGCGTCCGATTGCACGTGGTGCACTGGTGCGGGAGGTAACGCCAGGCGGCCCAGCTGACAAAGCGGGACTGAAAGACGGTGACCTGATTACCAAGGTTGATGACCGCACACTTGACAACGGCGTTGCACTAATTGCGGCTATCCGCTCGCATCGGATCGGGGATTCTGTCACACTTACAGTTACAGATGAGCGAGGCGGCAACGAGCGAACAGTCGATGTCACCTTGGCAGAAGCCCAGGATTGA
- a CDS encoding MogA/MoaB family molybdenum cofactor biosynthesis protein produces MERLINDDGQVRNAFVVLVGDHFENPDAAASLMVELLEEDGYSVDAVVSTGAVKREIRKALDTAVVGGADLVVTVGGVGVGPRAKTPDATRKVLDVRLQGIEQAIRNSGMGAGALDAGLSRGLAGVSGQTVIINLAESRAAVRDGMATILPLVSHVLDDLCRWSV; encoded by the coding sequence ATGGAGCGTCTTATCAACGACGACGGCCAGGTCCGAAATGCGTTTGTAGTCCTCGTGGGCGATCATTTCGAGAACCCGGATGCTGCGGCTTCGCTCATGGTTGAGCTGTTGGAAGAAGACGGCTACTCGGTCGATGCTGTGGTCAGTACGGGTGCAGTGAAGCGTGAGATCCGGAAGGCGCTCGATACCGCTGTTGTTGGTGGCGCGGATTTGGTCGTCACGGTGGGAGGCGTTGGCGTTGGGCCTCGTGCGAAGACCCCGGATGCCACTCGCAAAGTTCTCGATGTACGACTGCAGGGCATTGAGCAGGCTATTCGTAACTCCGGTATGGGAGCCGGCGCCTTGGATGCGGGGCTGTCACGCGGGTTGGCTGGTGTGTCCGGTCAGACGGTGATTATCAATCTCGCGGAGTCGCGCGCTGCAGTGCGCGATGGCATGGCGACAATCCTCCCGCTGGTCTCTCATGTGCTTGATGATCTCTGCCGCTGGAGCGTCTAG
- the mscL gene encoding large-conductance mechanosensitive channel protein MscL, with protein sequence MLKGFKEFIMRGNVIDLAVGVVIGAAFTAIVTAFTESLLEPLLNTIGGAEVTGLGFEIISGNPSTYLDFAAVITAVINFLLVAAVVYFVIVAPMNKFNSMREARLETSAEPEVTEADLLTEIRDLLAEQNGKPKSELN encoded by the coding sequence ATGCTTAAGGGCTTTAAAGAGTTCATCATGCGCGGCAACGTCATCGACCTGGCGGTCGGTGTTGTCATCGGTGCTGCGTTCACCGCAATCGTCACTGCTTTCACCGAAAGCCTGCTCGAGCCGCTGCTGAACACCATCGGTGGCGCTGAGGTTACTGGCCTTGGCTTCGAAATCATCAGCGGCAACCCGTCGACCTACCTTGACTTTGCAGCTGTCATCACCGCAGTAATCAACTTCCTGCTGGTCGCAGCGGTTGTCTACTTCGTCATCGTTGCTCCGATGAACAAGTTCAACTCGATGCGTGAGGCTCGCCTGGAGACCTCCGCTGAGCCGGAGGTCACCGAGGCTGACCTGCTGACCGAGATTCGTGACCTGCTGGCAGAACAGAACGGCAAGCCGAAGTCGGAACTGAACTAG
- a CDS encoding SAF domain-containing protein, translated as MISAKSIAGGASVAEQDVAFKDIPRDLVPGGAVTDIAAVRGRTLATGMSPGEILTEQRMVGPSLAKSLTGMSESKIIAITLTDVGIVSALRTGDSVDIVSTADERGMAAPLAHGAKVVNIVDEEVVLVALPTGAAEVVAATSLTSPLTLLLSG; from the coding sequence ATGATTAGCGCCAAATCCATTGCCGGTGGCGCATCGGTGGCAGAACAAGATGTGGCTTTCAAGGACATTCCCCGGGATCTCGTTCCTGGCGGGGCCGTAACGGACATCGCTGCTGTGCGGGGACGCACCCTGGCCACCGGCATGTCACCAGGAGAGATACTTACAGAGCAGCGAATGGTCGGCCCATCACTAGCCAAGTCGTTGACTGGGATGTCGGAAAGCAAAATTATTGCCATCACGTTGACTGATGTGGGCATCGTGTCCGCTCTTCGCACTGGTGACAGCGTGGATATTGTGTCGACCGCGGATGAGCGCGGGATGGCAGCGCCGCTTGCACACGGGGCAAAGGTGGTCAACATCGTCGACGAAGAGGTGGTTTTGGTTGCACTGCCCACTGGTGCCGCGGAGGTGGTGGCAGCGACATCGCTAACGTCCCCGCTCACACTGTTACTCTCGGGTTAG